In Vanessa atalanta chromosome 29, ilVanAtal1.2, whole genome shotgun sequence, a genomic segment contains:
- the LOC125075050 gene encoding toll-like receptor 13 has product MFLYEILSCLLYIAVVIADKNFDKRDWKSDPKDTTCLTGYMTDVQKWVDKFGRLNAVEDINTSSITISSREGINKLQYEVANFKSTQNRRIRYMSMVSCRLTRVPAVFKWTDRLDRSLADTLVYLTLYGNNFGTLDKAETYDVALNASNTHEINMNTNITTYGKQLTLWSVGFQAFTFSNLRELDLRSCSIQALGSHTFQRMPKLRNLYLGENNIHYIETNAFSSLTALKHLDLSRNYAYDENGQQRDMYFESLDILRNLNLESLDLSFTNFGQRNINILKGVERKLKRLSICYAGLNRIRDDVFYFPSMKYLDVSGNYEILSTPNVFRDLNNSLQILFAENVALRNMNVFQNLSNLEILKLTNNEIVSIPPHVAHSLKKLQILDLDNNRIAAWFSDLISYMKNLKLLSLKSNNINLVTREMYYDVENLTYISLSGNFLICNCHARDIYEVGLKNELKQKTTLITELNRSARSPLSFHTGFQYFNDIIRQRSNLTSICKEAKNCNSDFSPDVVGNYLFLDTNDLTDMYACLIVTDGVTKSVSEIDSCFKKNREFDMPDEYIRYWNKFLLFIIPGVLFPLLCFVYVFRKNLRYFVITMRNSAMLSLIHKKDVYDDGSIFNYDVFVSYCNEDRAWVLDQLLPHVERDCNVSVCLHERDFQVGLSILENIVSCMDRSRSIMLIISKRFLLSQWCQFEMHLAQHRLLETRREDLILILLEEIPRRLRPNTLHYLMLTKTYIVWPKEESEHSLFWRRMKKSLTTHKLKQDNVSLA; this is encoded by the exons atgtttttatacgaAAT CCTTAGCTGTTTATTATACATAGCTGTAGTGATTGCTgataaaaattttgataaacgGGACTGGAAGAGCGACCCAAAAGACACAACATGTCTAACTGGTTATATGACGGACGTACAGAAATGGGTCGACAAATTTGGGAGATTAAACGCTGTGGAAG ATATAAACACGTCGAGTATAACGATTTCGTCTCGTGaaggtattaataaattacaatatgaaGTAGCTAACTTCAAAAGCACTCAAAATCGAAGGATTAGGTATATGAGTATGGTCAGTTGCAGATTGACTCGTGTACCAGCG GTGTTTAAATGGACAGATAGACTAGACCGCAGCTTAGCAGATACCTTAGTGTATTTAACGTTATATGGTAATAATTTCGGAACACTAGATAAAGCTGAAACGTATGATGTTGCGTTAAACGCGTCAAACACACATGAGATCAATATGAATACGAATATAACCACGTATGGGAAAC aattaaCTTTGTGGTCCGTGGGATTTCAAGCCTTCACGTTCAGCAACTTAAGAGAACTAGATCTACGTTCATGCTCCATACAAGCATTGGGCAGCCACACGTTCCAAAGGATGCCAAAACTGAGAAATCTATACTTAggagaaaataatatacattatatcgaAACTAATGCTTTTAGTTCTCTGACAGCTTTAAAGCATTTAGATTTAAGCAGAAATTACGCTTACGATGAAAATGGACAGCAAAGAGATATGTACTTCGAATCTTTGGAtatattacgaaatttaaatttggaatcatTAGATTTGTCATTTACAAATTTTGGTCAgcgaaatattaacatattaaaggGCGTCGAGAGGAAACTAAAGCGATTATCAATTTGTTACGCTGGCTTAAACAGAATAAGGGACGACGTATTCTACTTTCCGTCAATGAAATATCTCGACGTTTCAGGTAATTATGAAATACTGAGCACACCGAATGTGTTcagagatttaaataattcactACAGATACTGTTCGCTGAAAACGTAGCGCTGCGGAATATGAACGTATTTCAAAATCTATCGAAtttggaaattttaaaattgaccaaTAATGAAATAGTGAGCATACCACCACATGTGGCGCACAGcttgaaaaaattacaaatactcGATTTAGATAACAACAGGATAGCGGCTTGGTTTAGTGATTTGATTTCGTACATGAAGAATTTAAAGTTACTATCgttgaaaagtaataatattaacctCGTAACCCGAGAAATGTATTACGACGTAGAGAATCTTACATACATATCTCTATCTGGAAATTTCTTGATTTGTAATTGTCACGCAAGAGATATATATGAAGTTGGCTTGAagaatgaattaaaacaaaagactaCATTAATAACAGAACTAAACCGCAGTGCAAGAAGTCCTTTATCATTTCACACAGGATTCCAGTATTTCAACGATATAATACGCCAAAGGAGTAACTTAACGAGTATATGCAAGGAAGCCAAAAATTGTAATAGCGATTTTAGTCCAGATGTCGtcggaaattatttatttttggatacTAATGATTTAACTGACATGTACGCATGTTTGATAGTAACCGATGGCGTAACGAAATCCGTGTCAGAGATAGAttcgtgttttaaaaaaaatcgagaaTTTGACATGCCTGACGAATATATACGCTATTGGAACAAATTCTTACTTTTCATCATCCCCGGTGTGCTGTTCCCGTTGTTGTGTTTCGTCTATGTCTTCAGGAAGAACTTGAGATATTTCGTGATAACAATGAGAAACTCAGCAATGTTGAGCTTGATTCATAAGAAAGATGTCTACGACG ATGGGTCTATATTTAACTATGACGTGTTTGTTTCGTACTGTAACGAGGACAGGGCTTGGGTATTGGACCAGCTTCTACCCCACGTCGAGAGGGATTGCAATGTGAGCGTTTGTCTCCACGAGAGAGACTTTCAG GTTGGTCTCTCGATCTTAGAGAACATAGTTTCTTGCATGGACCGGTCCCGATCCATTATGCTTATCATATCAAAGAGATTCTTGCTGAGTCAGTGGTGTCAATTTGAAATGCATCTTGCTCAGCACAG ACTGTTAGAAACGCGTAGAGAAGACTTGATTCTGATCCTGCTCGAAGAAATACCGAGACGTCTTCGTCCAAACACTCTTCACTATCTAATGCTCACGAAGACTTACATAGTATGGCCAAAAGAAGAATCAGAGCATAGTTTATTTTGGAGAAGAATGAAAAAGAGTCTAACAACGCATAAGTTAAAACAAGATAATGTGTCCTTAGCCTAA